GCCTCACCCGGCCGATCTCCGCCGATTATGTTCTGACACAGATTAAAATTTCTAAATCTAAAGTGGATCGCATTTTGAAATTTCTTCTGGCGAATGGCTTTGTCACCTATGAAAAAGGTTTATACAAATACACCCAAAAGAGCATTCACTTGGAACGGAATCACAAATGGGTGCACCAACATCATATCAATTGGCGACTCAAAGCCATCGACCAAATGCAGCTGGATACTGACAAAAACCTGCACTACACGTCGGTGGCCGTGTGTACGGCGAAAGATGCGGAAGTGATAAAAAATAGACTGCACGAGACCATTCGCGAGATTCGAAGAACCATCTCCGAAGCTCAGGACGAGGCTGTTTACGCTTACAGTATCGATTTTTATCCTCTTTTTGCAGAGGATTAATTCGTTCCGAGAAGAAACTGTTGCAGTTGAATGATGTGAGTATGTACAGCGGCAAAGGCTTGATTTTTTTCAGCCCCACAAAATGTCTGCTTAAACTTATTTGTATCGAGAATAAAAGATTCGATGAGATTCAACAAATAAACCACTTCCTCTTCCAGCTGATCTCCTTTGGAAACGGCCGCTTGAACTCCGATGGGATAATTAATCAGATTTTCGTAGAGGCGAGCTAAATTCTTATCGGAAAAGATTTGTACAAAGTTACTGACACTGCACCACTTTTCGGAATTGATTTCCACTTTATTTAAAATATCAAAGAAACGAACCTGATGAATGGAGGAGGCTTGCTCCTCATCAAAGTGCCAGGAGAACATTTTTTGTAAAGTGATGCACTCATCCTCTGAAAACTCGTACATGTGACCAATTTCATGAAGAAATAAAGCCATAATCTGATTCTGAAAGTGATCCACACCCAAATCGCTCAGCTTAGCGACATCAAAACACAGGACAGACCCATCCTGATTCGTCATAAACGACGCATGGGTGTGCGCTGGCAATTGATGAATCTTTGCGCAATCACCATAGACCCATTTCACACTCTTAAGTTTTTCGCGCAATGGGTATAAGTTGATTTGCTGGTAGATCGAGAACGAATCGTTTCCCACCACGGAAAGCTCATTAGAGGTGATTTTGCTATAGAACGAACGAAAAACTCCAAAGGGATCTTGCGCTCCCCCGCTTGAAAATTTCTCTTTATAAAACTGACTATTCCCGGGCTTTAACGGGAGCTCGCTTAATCGTCGAAATGAACGATAGAACATCAATCGCAATTTAGGATCAGATTCAGCTTCGCTAGTAAACGTCTTCTGAATATCATCAAGGTAAGCTTGCACGACTTGGGGATTGGCTTTTAGCGGTGAACCGCCGCCTCCACTGGACTCTCCTCCACCGTGAACGATACCGGACGGAGCGCCTGTGTTTTCATCAGATGAACACCCCACTAACAAACCCAAAACTAAAATGAAAAATAATTTCCCCAACATGGCGGCCAATGTAACAGAAACTTTGAGAAGAGCAATAGGCTCGCCAAAACTAATTCGAAATTGCCCCAAGCTTTTCGATTAAGTACTTTATTTCACAGGATTAATTTTAGACTGTGTAGAAAATAAAAAAGGCGCTGGGGAGCGCCTTCTTTATTGAGCTTGTCATTTTCTCAAAATTTATCTGCGATTACAGTAGTTGATGCGAATCTTAGAGTTCGGTTCGCAACCATCAATATAGATGTAACCATCGCGAACACGG
Above is a genomic segment from Bdellovibrionales bacterium containing:
- a CDS encoding TIGR02147 family protein; this encodes MIQNYTNYVTYLNHWIKSNPGGGHGVRKKIAEVLRMQTSYLSQVLSGTVTLKEEYVIPLARYLNLDPLESDYFMALVGMERASSVELRRYYKEITERLRSKLQQAALKGSSTEVRAGEDISEYYSSWHYSAIHMMSLTRPISADYVLTQIKISKSKVDRILKFLLANGFVTYEKGLYKYTQKSIHLERNHKWVHQHHINWRLKAIDQMQLDTDKNLHYTSVAVCTAKDAEVIKNRLHETIREIRRTISEAQDEAVYAYSIDFYPLFAED